The DNA region atatatatatatatatatatatatagatgcatgCCTATGTGTATAGGTGTCGGAACATCTATGTCGAGCGAGCGACTGGTCGAGGGTGACTGgcctccgttcctcttcACTGGAGCAGGAGCACGGGCATGCACGAACAAAAATTTGGAGAGAGCGCTTTGTATTTGCGCGCGTGAGGGGGGCGGTCCGTCTCCCTGCTCTTGCCAGTTAACGGGCAAGGAAGCGGCCAGCCCGCTGGAGAGCAAAGCCGTGCGCAGGAAGTCGGAGACAGCCTCGCTTTGAAGATCTTCTCTGGGTTTTCTGGTCTTgatccgttttctctcagaAGCCGCAACGCTGTTTGAGCGCCTGTGGTCCGCTGGCATTCGTCGGCGAGGGTACCGGCTGCACGGGAACAGTCGATCTGCTCTCGAGCCCGAAccctgcctcgccgttttGACGGATGTGCCCCGGCTTCTTCTGTTGGATCCTTTCAAACTGCGACTACAGGTACGTCCGCagtctctccagtctcttaCGCTCGCCAATGCATCCAATACCGcttaacatatatatagatagatagatagatagatagatagatagatagatagatagatagatagatagatagatagatagatagatagatagatagatagatagatagatagatagatagatagatagatagatagatagatagatagatagatagatagatagatagatagatagatagatagatagatagatagatagatagatagatagatagatagatagatagatagatagatagatagatagatagatagatagatagatagatagatagatagatagatagatagatagatagatagatagatagatagatagatagatagatatgtgCAAACCAGTATGCGCCCGTTATTGTGCACGCTGCATGACCGACGTCGCTTCGCCTAAACATGTTCATATgctatgtatatatatgcattatATTCATCGATGTATTGGTTTTGGcgtttgtgcatgcaaacgagTATGCGTGGACTTTTGTGCGGGGGTGTTCAGTCGTGCAACGTCGTGTCTTTGTGATTGTTTTCCACAGAAAAGCATTCTTTTGAGTGGCGACGGACTGGCCGTGGCTgccgagggaggcgacgtcCTTTTTTATCAATCGCCGCGCTATTCCTTGCTCTTCCTGGACGACCTCGGCCAGGCCGAACTCTGGGCGGATGTGATTAACCGCACCGTTCTCCTCGTACGTTTTCCCGACGGCCTTAAAACTGGAAAACCCTGAGCTGCCCAATCTTCGGTCTTTGCACAGCTGAAGGGTTCACCAGACGCAGGGCGGGGCGATGGCGTGGAAACAAGGCgcaacagggagaagagaggaagaaggaaaaggcaaagcAACGCCTGGGCAAAAGAGCCTAGCCTTTTTGCACCTTCAACATGTGTCTCCAGTGTGTCGTATGCTTGGAATAccagaagaacggagaacTCGAGGATTGGAGAACACAGGTTCACTGCCTGGCCACTCTGCCTCTCAGTCGTCACGAAGCTACAGCTGAAGCAGATGCTGTATAGGCGTATGCATGttcgtgtgtgcatgtgtgtgtgcgtgtgtgtgtgcgtgtgtctcgccaAGTTTGCTTAGATTGGGCAAAGCGAGATCTAGAtgggggggggaggggggttGCGGTTGGTAGCGggttcttctgtttctctctgctgtcgaacagttctcgcgttctcttctcgcgtttctctctttgcagcGAGGCCGCTGGTCGCCGTCCGGGAGTCCAGTccgcccttcctcttcctgctgtCGCCGCTGCTTCACGCGCTGGTCTcctcgccgaggcgccttctccttcgcttcccaAGGTCGTGAGGCAAAGACAGCCACAGCGACGCGCCGGCATGGCGAAGATGCCCAGGCACCAGAAACGGCAGCGACGGGAGACGGCAGGCGCTTTGGACAGAGCAGCcggagcggagaggagaggcgagtcgGAGGGCGGCGGCTGTCGGCATCGTATACTTTGGCGCGCCCGACCAAGGCGCAGAagtggggagagagagaagggagccTGGCAAGCGAAGGTAGCGAAGGTAGCGAGAGCAGGCGTTGCCACGGTgacgccgagagaaagcagagcagagagaaaacgcggattTACGAGAGGCACGtgtcttctgtttttcctggaCGCAACGGTGGCGACGCCCAAGATgccagagagagcaaggccACCTGGCTGCTGAAGCGCCGCTATTCGGCTATTGAAAGATCGACAACTGCGTGGGCAGATGAAGATCAAAGGGTAGAAGACTGGGACCCGttctctggagaagagagcgaaacggatAAAACTGAAGATGTGCGGGGAAGCGGAGCGAGTGGAGCCGCCGTGTTCCTGCGCGACGCTGAGGCGAGCAGGAAGCAAACGCCTGCCTCGGTGTCTCATTTTCTACTTGGGAGGGCGAAAAAGGTCGGAAATGCCGCCGCAGGAGCTGTGCGCGCCCTCCACCGGAAATGGCTCAGTGAAACCGATTCCGATTGCCGCCCGAGATAAGGCTTCTGGTTCGTGACCGGTTTGAAAAGCAAAGCAACGCACGCCGTGTTTGCCCTTTCCTTCTTAACCGTGTTTTGCCTTATTGAAGCGAATCAGCGGTTCTCTCGCACACGGACGCGTCTAttagatatacatacaggTAGATAGCGAGGTACAAAcagatggagagggagagagagagtggcgTCTGTCAGTGGTTCACGATGTGCGTTTTGGCACAGGCGCAAAGTGTCGGTTTCGCTATTTTTCTGTTATTTTTGCAGTATTTATGGGAAAGGTTCTGTGTAGGGAACCGAGCCGTGGCCTGCGGCGTTTTCACTGTCAACATTTGACCCCATTATCTGgtgcctcctcttcgtcccaGTGAGACGGGTTGGCTCTATTGCAGCTGGACGAGTGGCGGGTTTTTACACAGAAGAAGTAGGGCTTTTTTTCGCCGCGTCTGTGCACGAGTCTTTTTCCCGCAAACACCAAGGTAACAGCTAACCGACGATCGTCTGCAGAAGTGGTGTGTTGGTGTCCTCGCAGGTCCCTTTTCTGTGCctcctcttgtctttttcgaAAACTCAGTTATATTTGAGGTCGGCGTGTGTTTCGGTAGCAGGACGACGCACGTCTCCTTTGTCGCGGAACTCAACGAGTTGCAGAGCGCAGCAACACACCGGACGCTCCAACGGGGTTGCGTTGCGACATATTTTCAGATACCGAATTGTTGGCGATCTGTGGTCACGTGCGTACAACGTTATTTAGGCGGCGACGCGTAGAAATGGGCTTGCGCGCCGTCGACCAGTCAACGATCTGTATTTGCCGTAGCACGCTCAAACACAGTCCTTTTCATCCTggctgtcttcgcctcgagGTGCGGCTTTGGATCGAGCCAAGCAGCCTGGAGGTATCACATTTTCTTGGCCTCGTTGGGGTCAGTGACAGAGGATAACCGTTTCTTTGGGCCGCTGCGTCCGCAGCCTGACCTGACTTTAGAACGAGTGATATCTGCGGGTGGCCCATGGCAGCGCTGTGAATTTGTGTCGCCGGCTAccgcgcgacagagacgccatGCCACTCTGAGCATCCAGCTGGTGCTTGTGCACCTCTTGGCAACTCGTCCTCTGACACACGAACGCTCCTGAGGGCCTCTACCTCCCCCGAGCATCGTTCCCCTCCGCCGCCGAATCAAGATAACTGTATTATGGGGTCAGGCTTACCCCCCCATACAAGGGACAGCGTTACCATGTTGATGTGGCAATCGCTCATGTAACCCGTAGTGGCCTTTGCGAAGAGATCTCACTACTCTGAAACCGTCTGCTGGAGAGGACAGTCCTTTGCTTCAAGGGTGAGTAGAGCGCATTGGCACCGTACGTCGTTCAGAGCGTGTGTAAATGCCGTGCCGCTTTTGGGTGCTCGCCGTGCGCCGCAATGCAAGGAGTCGTGCAGGCCGATTAGATCTCTTTTGTATCACTCAACGAGTCGCTGTtccatatatgtaaatgGCAATAGATAACCCTAGGCGAAACGCACTGAATGTTTGCATTTGTATGTACAGATATACGGATATATACGGACAAATCAATGTTGTTCGACATAGCTATGTGTAGCCGAGCACTGATCGTTTCCGTTCCACCTGACAGTATGTCTTCCTACCCGAAAAGAGAAATGTTTTCTGCAGTATGGAAGAGAGTGGCTGCTTGGGATGGATTCCCAGGATGTCTCAATTTCACCCTGGTTGTTCGTGCGGAACATAACGTTGATGTCGTGTGTGCTGTTGCTTCCACGTTTTATCCGTTAAATTCTTAAATGACGGCTGTTTCAACCCCACACCTCCGCGTGGGGAAACTTCTTTAAGCCAAGTAGACCAGAGAGACTTGAAAAAACGAGTCATATACTCCAGAAAGCACTAGTTGTTACATCCCCCGGTCTTCCATGAACAGCATTTTTCACCAACGATCTGGTGTCGGCCCGACAAAGGCTAGATCTTTCGCGTtggttttcgtctttcctgttttccttccctcgatTTTGTCACCATGCCGAAAGCGGATAGGATCATCCGACGTAAACGGAAATTTGTTTGTTTGTATGAATACACATCGTATCCCTGGATATACGTCTGTAAATAGCATCGGGACAAGAAGCATACGGCCCGAGAAATGTGTGTACGTATCTCCACGCGTATTACATGTATTTGCACATATGCTAGGGTACGCAATTCAAACTCATTTACGGTTTCAAATCGTACAGAGTCACACACTTGAAGGAATTTTTCTGCCTTGAGGTGGTGGACGATACCGGCATTGTCACATTCTCCGGATTCCCATCACACAGATGATGGTTCACGCCGTCGCCACCTCAACCTGTACTCACTCGTCGGCAAACGCATCCCCTTTTCAGACTGTCCAAGTGCACAGgagggaaacaggagaaaacgggaactTCTAGTTGTCTACAGCGGCAAAGCGGCGTTTGTGCCGTACGCTCGGTACCCCATTTTACAGAGGTGAGTGACATAGAGGACAATTTTCAAGACATCGCGCCTCCATTGCGAACATTTTGTGACGACATGTGCGACACGATAGCAACTCTTGTTGAGCCGAGCCATAATTCGAGAATCCACCAACTTCGCCAGTAGTTCGAGGGGTGGAGGGATCATCCTGGTGTATGGGACGCCCgctggcgacgcagaagctgAACGGGACTCCACACTTAATGCAAGAGGTCATCCAACAATGGATTGGGGATGCGCATTTTGGACACGTGCACAGAGGCGGGTTTTCGTTCTCATGAGCTGGGGGTGGGTGTCGGCTGAAAATTTCGACTGCAAGTTCTCCGAaagcttctctctgctcctccgGCACATCGCTGCAGTTTTCCAGGTACATAAACGCTTTGGAGCAGAGCTCCCAGTTGCGCGCATAGAAGCTGGCGAGCGCCAGGATGGAAAAGGCTGTTAAACCGTCCACAAAGTCGGAATACTCCGTCAACTGCACAGCTGTGCACACAGCGGCGTCGTAGGCTCCGTTCGTCAACTGCTTGTGAACTAGCAAATACAGATGAAAAGCCTCAGCCCCACGCCAGCGACGATCTAATGCTTTGTTCTCGGCTTTCTGAAATGCGTTTCCTTGGGTCATAGGGCACGTATGCGTCTGAGGAAGTAAAGCAGACCTTGTAGCAGGCGTCCCTGTCCCTACTACACCCTCGGCGCCGGTGGCTTCCCCTGCAGCCGCTGTTGCATTTCCCAAAGCAGTCGATGAAGCAGACGGGTCGCCTGATCTTTGCATTGTGGGTGACTGCGCCTGGAGGCCCCCCTGGAGTTTTTGCTGTGCGAACTTCTCAACTTCTAGAGCCGCGAGCACGTAgagctttttcttcctctcgggtTTGTATTGCGGAGACTGTATCCCGGGGTGGGGGGCAGATCCCTCGCCCCGAGAAGCGAGTTGCATGAGGATCGTGGCTGCCTCCAAGGGCTTCTGAGCTCGTTGATAGAGTTGCACTGCCTGAATGCGTTTACTCTGGTCTAGCAAGTGTCTTGCACATTTTGTGAGGAGAGCTTCGACCTCCTGAAAGCGCGCTTGCTCGGATAGTGTAATCGCAGTATCCCATTCATTCAAGCGAATGCAGCAGTCGACTGCAGCTTTTGTGTCCCCGGCTTTCGTGAACGCTCTCACAGCCGCTGGGCACAGCCCGACCGAGGCGAGTTTTTCGCCAATCTCGAGAAGCTGCTCTCGATGGGTGTCCGGCAGGAGATCGCCAATCATATTTTCCAGTTCATCAAACTGCTCCATAATGTGGTAGGCATGTGCAAGGGAGCGGTGATCACCGATGGATCGATACGCTTGAATAGCTTCCGGCCACTGCCCCCGCTCTCGGCAGCTGTCTCCAAGGGCTTTGGTGGCAATCTGCAACACGTCAGAGGTACACATCAAACCCGCTGCGGCCGGATCCCGAGCCAGCTGAATCACGCGCGCCCAATCCCCGACATCTGATCGCAAAGTGAGGGCGAGGTCGCGGCGATCCATCTCGAGGTACAGAGCTTCTGCCCGGTCAAAGTCTCCAAAGTACGCACGAACCTCCgcctcccgcttctccgcgtccAGGGATCGAAGACGCTTTATGAACTGCAGACCGCAGTAGTCCTGGCAACTGGGGAAAAGACGCCGAAACAGACCAGCCAGGAGAGAACCGAACCGTCCACCGACAGACGCAAACAAGCGTGTCCCAATGCACAAATGGCCGGAGGAGTGTTCTGTGTGCGTGTTCGGAGAAACGCGTTGAGTTGATATGCAGGCCATCAACATATGATATAGCACATCCGGTGTTTCCGCTATCTGATGGAAGCGGATGTCGATCTCACTGGGCACTTTATCCACCGAACCGGGCATAAGGCCAGGTCCATTTGGTCCGACATCCAGCATCGAAGGCATGCTGAAGCTGGCATCGTCGCTCTCGGGGATTCTTCTGCTGGCCCAGCACGTATCTGGTCTGGTATGCGTAGTGTGCTCAGATAattgtttcgtctctctctgtcgtggAAATTGAATCAGTTGAACGCCATGTATTAATACAGCAAAGATACACAGGGTACTATGCGATCCGTCTTGGCATAGTGTTGTGTAGGCATATGTCGCGTGCATTCTTTATATCTGAACAGTAAATTAGGGATACGTAGTGGAACAGGGAGAGCGTCTGCTCCACATCAACACTAGATGCTAAAACCACCGTAAAGGTTTGGGTTTatcgcgagagacagacaccgGGGTACGTGTCGCCTTGGGAAAGACTAACGTGACGAAGGCCTTCTCGGCTATGTCGAGTTTCATCTTGTCAAGAGCGCTTCGAGCGATGAGTTTCCACAGACTGGTGTGAGACGCATTTTCGGCGTAAGTGATCGCGTCATCGAGTTCTTGTGCTTTCTCGAGGATATCACGTGTGTCCCGTAATCTCTTCGTTTCGTAGTGAAGCCTGTGAAGGCAGGTGTTTGGTTCCGCAGGCGTCTTCTGGAGCTCATCCAAGTAGAAAAGCTCAAGGCGCAACTCATTGAGGTCCCCCAGGAAGGATGCGGAGCACCTCAGCGGTTCCTCCAGCGCTGTCCCCCTGACAAGGTAAATCGTGCTTTTTTCCACCATAGCGAAAAGGTCAGCCTCATCACGGGACCACAAGACGTCAAAGACATCTTGTCTTGCGAAGTTCATGGAGGCTCCAAACAACTGCCCTTCCTGGCGGTGACCTGCATAACGAATGAGCGGATCAGCAAGAACACGTTTTGAAACCAGCAGCCTCAGTATTCTGTAGAGAGATCCCCCGCTTCTCAGCAAGAAAGCAGAATCTCCAGAGCCCACGTTTCCTGCTTGTAAGCGACCGTGAGTACAGAAACGCTAGAGGCGATacgctcgcttctcgccggaGGAGGTGCGCGTGTACGCCCGGCAGCGGAACAGAATCCTGGCTACCATTTCACGTACTTTCGGTTGGCAGTGATGTGAGCCCTACCTCAGCTTGAGAAAATGTGTGGTCGGATCGGAGTTACGGAACAACTCTGCTTTTTCCACGAGTACCAACTGCCGGGTTAGCCGGTAGGTCGTGAGCTCGCGAAGCGGAAACCGGAACCGGAACTCCCGTGCGCTTCGCAAAGCACGTGTATCCAACTCGTGCTTTCAGGAATCGTCTGCGTAGCTTACTTGGTTCCGGCGACTCcacgttctcttcctctggcAAACTGGGAGGCACTGCGTGGCGCAAGGCCAAACTGTTGAAGATGTCGATGACTGCCAATCGCGTGGCGTCACAGTTCAAGTAGATAGACAAAGGAGGTGTTTCGGTACTACAGATCGCTTCCAGCTCGGCGCCTGGTAAGGAGTACCGGCGgagttctccgtttctccgcgctacgacgaagcagccg from Neospora caninum Liverpool complete genome, chromosome VIIb includes:
- a CDS encoding GA15220, related; amino-acid sequence: MIAFFVKKVTPSTGAEILSLSWQNGSGLLALGCRDGMLKVVDASHILGAVSRDSVKEEDGTGSRPRTESKIHQLQTLSTPKDPGATHTADVHLVAWNESENSLTSVDRAGCIAIWRAEASRWVNELTNTDNSKKVVDVAWAPDGKKICILAADGNLVLGAANGKRLWSKDLKRAMTRAACIAQKKHLHTLVVPNHVEATAFSWAAGGDCLAVASKGVVLFATVRMKTPAAYFAQTLAYAHTASPTRGQAFALWFWNVDTSSKHLRYIRLPLRQLLGSGQCCVVITDAHEEEGTTEAVEDSHKSENSAEKNSNPQKDLRKQFAVSLYNSIAEPMKTTYTEVEPEFAAITDGHVLVADCRRVFLWRFATSREQTGKTQTALERPNPAGKNSAMGSVAASCSIMASLAGTEDTPCLGRSETVVEVETALSTGSTEEGQSAKTARNCAGGQPRWGRGGNQARNPIVALAAANGCFVVARRNGELRRYSLPGAELEAICSTETPPLSIYLNCDATRLAVIDIFNSLALRHAVPPSLPEEENVESPEPSHRQEGQLFGASMNFARQDVFDVLWSRDEADLFAMVEKSTIYLVRGTALEEPLRCSASFLGDLNELRLELFYLDELQKTPAEPNTCLHRLHYETKRLRDTRDILEKAQELDDAITYAENASHTSLWKLIARSALDKMKLDIAEKAFVTCQDYCGLQFIKRLRSLDAEKREAEVRAYFGDFDRAEALYLEMDRRDLALTLRSDVGDWARVIQLARDPAAAGLMCTSDVLQIATKALGDSCRERGQWPEAIQAYRSIGDHRSLAHAYHIMEQFDELENMIGDLLPDTHREQLLEIGEKLASVGLCPAAVRAFTKAGDTKAAVDCCIRLNEWDTAITLSEQARFQEVEALLTKCARHLLDQSKRIQAVQLYQRAQKPLEAATILMQLASRGEGSAPHPGIQSPQYKPERKKKLYVLAALEVEKFAQQKLQGGLQAQSPTMQRSGDPSASSTALGNATAAAGEATGAEGVVGTGTPATRSALLPQTHTCPMTQGNAFQKAENKALDRRWRGAEAFHLYLLVHKQLTNGAYDAAVCTAVQLTEYSDFVDGLTAFSILALASFYARNWELCSKAFMYLENCSDVPEEQREAFGELAVEIFSRHPPPAHENENPPLVESRSASASPAGVPYTRMIPPPLELLAKLVDSRIMARLNKSCYRVAHVVTKCSQWRRDVLKIVLYVTHLCKMGYRAYGTNAALPL